A single genomic interval of Ignavibacteria bacterium harbors:
- a CDS encoding cytochrome C554, with translation MNTVIFSILFVAFTGNFRAEEKKVENKFVGVKQCGMCHKTDKQGKQLDIWQKSKHAEAYKVLTTDEANKIAKEKGFDKPAVEVPECLSCHTAANGVDAKLIDKTFDVKDGVQCEACHGAGSAYKNLSVMKDNAKAVAAGMTEYKDNAAIEKYCKTCHNEKSPTKKEFKFAEMWEKIKHPVPKAEEKK, from the coding sequence ATGAACACAGTTATTTTCAGCATTCTTTTTGTTGCTTTTACAGGCAATTTCCGCGCGGAAGAAAAGAAAGTAGAAAATAAATTTGTGGGAGTAAAGCAATGCGGAATGTGTCACAAAACAGATAAGCAAGGAAAACAACTTGATATCTGGCAAAAGAGCAAGCACGCAGAAGCGTATAAAGTACTTACCACAGATGAAGCCAATAAAATTGCTAAGGAAAAAGGATTTGATAAACCAGCGGTAGAAGTACCAGAATGTTTATCATGTCATACTGCAGCAAACGGTGTGGATGCCAAACTCATTGATAAAACATTTGATGTGAAAGATGGCGTTCAATGCGAAGCGTGTCACGGCGCAGGTTCTGCTTATAAAAATCTTTCTGTAATGAAAGACAATGCAAAAGCAGTTGCAGCGGGAATGACGGAATATAAAGACAATGCTGCAATCGAGAAATATTGCAAAACTTGTCATAACGAAAAAAGCCCCACGAAGAAAGAATTTAAGTTCGCTGAAATGTGGGAAAAAATAAAGCATCCTGTTCCCAAGGCAGAAGAAAAGAAATAA
- a CDS encoding universal stress protein, whose protein sequence is MFALIQKAKYFFEHKVKKQIKKILVPTDFSELSFVALPYAETFAEMFDAEIILLHVIDSDPTLAYRTVDLKSETVLRNFEINAEKELMRMRKERIASTCNVTEIVRRGNSHKEIVMYANEHSIDLIIVATHGRTGLSHILMGSVVEKVIRHSVVPVLTVKPSETQEPFMENENW, encoded by the coding sequence CTTATCCAAAAAGCAAAATACTTCTTTGAGCATAAAGTGAAAAAACAAATCAAAAAAATATTAGTGCCGACTGATTTTTCTGAACTTTCATTCGTTGCATTGCCTTACGCTGAAACGTTTGCAGAAATGTTTGATGCTGAAATTATTTTGTTACACGTGATAGATAGCGACCCTACGCTCGCATATCGCACCGTAGATTTAAAATCGGAAACTGTTTTACGGAATTTTGAAATCAACGCAGAGAAAGAGTTAATGCGGATGCGAAAAGAACGCATCGCAAGTACGTGTAACGTTACTGAAATAGTGCGTCGCGGAAATTCGCACAAAGAAATTGTAATGTACGCAAATGAGCATTCGATAGATTTAATCATTGTCGCAACACACGGACGAACAGGTCTTTCGCATATATTAATGGGAAGCGTAGTCGAAAAAGTCATTCGCCATTCCGTTGTTCCTGTGCTAACAGTAAAACCTTCGGAAACGCAAGAACCATTTATGGAAAATGAAAATTGGTAG